A single genomic interval of Asinibacterium sp. OR53 harbors:
- a CDS encoding TIGR04282 family arsenosugar biosynthesis glycosyltransferase, producing the protein MKEALIIFVRNPVLGKVKTRLAKILGDEQALAVYRQLLQHTQSITRKLNCDPYVFYADFLNETDDWQNDVYRKSVQEGADLGDKMKHAFEMLFMKSYDKICIIGSDCMSLTTSLIEEAFSRLDGHDTVIGPSVDGGYYLLGAKQFFPQLFMKKEWSTDKVFSSTVSDIEQLGLTCYLLPSLPDIDTAADWQHFQQTIVKP; encoded by the coding sequence ATGAAGGAAGCATTGATCATATTTGTGCGTAATCCGGTTTTGGGAAAGGTGAAGACCCGGCTGGCAAAAATATTAGGTGATGAACAGGCTTTGGCTGTTTACAGGCAATTATTGCAGCATACACAATCCATCACCCGCAAACTAAACTGCGACCCATATGTTTTTTACGCCGATTTTTTGAATGAAACAGATGACTGGCAAAATGATGTTTACCGTAAGAGCGTACAGGAGGGGGCAGATCTGGGAGATAAAATGAAACATGCTTTTGAAATGCTTTTTATGAAGAGCTATGATAAGATTTGTATTATAGGCAGTGATTGCATGAGTCTGACCACTTCCCTGATAGAAGAGGCTTTCAGCAGGCTTGACGGGCATGATACAGTGATCGGTCCTTCGGTAGATGGCGGATATTATTTACTGGGGGCAAAGCAATTTTTCCCTCAACTGTTCATGAAAAAGGAATGGAGCACAGACAAAGTTTTCTCCTCAACAGTCAGTGACATAGAGCAGTTGGGATTAACCTGTTACCTGTTACCATCCTTACCTGATATTGACACAGCCGCGGATTGGCAGCACTTCCAGCAAACCATTGTCAAACCATAA
- a CDS encoding VOC family protein produces the protein MQEVITGIQQVGIGVTDAEEAKHLYKELFGMNVLIFDDNAAASLMTDYTGREVHNRRAILSLNMSGGGGFEIWQYTSRKPSMHASMPALGDTGIFAVKIKARNVSTAHAHFSRLSGVKVSALMDSPDDRKHFWITDRYGNHFNMVEGDEWFQTDDKVCGGVVGAVIGVSNMTKALHFYRDVMGVTEVVYSGTAPMLDTPVDSEPGRVFHRVLLKKQVANRGAFSKLLGAVQIELVEAKDRNSHKIYHDRYWGDCGFIHLCFDVLNMDSLKSLSFSSGYPFTVDSAHSFAMGSSTGRFCYVEDPDGTLIELVETHKVPVYEKLGLYFNLKKRKRDTPLPGWMINMLALNKIR, from the coding sequence ATGCAGGAAGTTATCACAGGCATTCAACAGGTTGGTATTGGCGTTACAGACGCCGAAGAAGCAAAACACCTGTACAAAGAACTGTTTGGAATGAATGTGCTGATCTTTGATGATAATGCGGCAGCGTCACTAATGACAGATTATACCGGCAGGGAAGTACATAACCGGCGGGCCATACTTTCTCTCAACATGAGTGGAGGTGGCGGTTTTGAGATATGGCAGTACACCAGCAGGAAACCTTCTATGCACGCCAGCATGCCTGCTCTGGGCGATACGGGCATATTTGCCGTGAAAATAAAAGCAAGAAACGTATCAACTGCCCATGCACATTTCTCCCGCCTGTCCGGCGTGAAAGTTTCTGCTTTAATGGACTCGCCTGACGACAGGAAACATTTCTGGATTACCGACCGTTATGGCAATCACTTTAACATGGTGGAAGGCGATGAATGGTTTCAAACGGATGACAAAGTTTGCGGAGGCGTGGTGGGTGCGGTGATTGGCGTAAGCAATATGACAAAAGCCCTGCATTTTTACAGAGACGTGATGGGGGTGACGGAAGTGGTTTACAGCGGCACAGCACCCATGCTGGACACACCGGTTGACAGTGAGCCCGGGCGGGTATTTCACCGGGTGTTATTAAAGAAACAAGTGGCTAACAGGGGTGCCTTCAGCAAACTGCTTGGAGCGGTGCAGATAGAACTGGTAGAAGCAAAAGACCGTAATTCTCATAAAATTTATCACGATCGTTACTGGGGTGATTGCGGCTTTATACATCTCTGCTTCGACGTGTTGAACATGGATTCATTGAAAAGCCTTTCTTTCAGCTCAGGCTATCCTTTTACGGTAGACAGCGCTCATTCCTTTGCCATGGGTTCTTCCACAGGAAGATTTTGTTATGTGGAGGACCCGGATGGCACTTTGATAGAACTGGTTGAAACACATAAAGTGCCCGTGTATGAAAAACTAGGGCTTTATTTTAACCTGAAGAAACGAAAAAGAGATACCCCCTTGCCCGGCTGGATGATCAATATGCTGGCGTTAAATAAGATTCGTTAA
- a CDS encoding TIGR04283 family arsenosugar biosynthesis glycosyltransferase, with amino-acid sequence MKISVIIPTYQEAENISALIHFLQLHGNDGIAEIIVSDGGSTDDTIQVAGLAGAKTLLSPVKGRSGQMNYGVSFASGDILYFIHADTFPPTSFVNDIQRAVADGYAFGRYRTKFNSRKWLLKLNAFFTRFDLFVCYGGDQTLFMTRQLFEETGGFDTAMLIMEDYDMVHRAKARARYSILRKSALVSARKYDTNSWWQVLKANYTIIQLFKKGASQQHMVDSYKRMLTYR; translated from the coding sequence GTGAAAATCTCTGTCATTATACCCACTTACCAGGAAGCGGAAAACATATCCGCACTCATCCATTTTCTTCAACTACACGGGAATGATGGCATTGCCGAGATCATCGTCAGCGATGGCGGAAGTACAGACGATACCATACAGGTTGCCGGGCTTGCAGGGGCAAAAACACTGTTATCTCCTGTAAAAGGGCGGTCGGGGCAAATGAATTACGGAGTTTCTTTCGCTTCCGGTGATATCCTGTATTTCATCCATGCAGATACGTTTCCACCCACCAGTTTTGTGAATGATATACAGCGTGCTGTAGCAGATGGCTATGCATTTGGCCGGTACAGAACAAAGTTCAACAGCAGAAAATGGCTGTTAAAGCTCAATGCCTTCTTTACCCGCTTTGACCTTTTCGTTTGTTATGGCGGAGACCAGACCCTGTTTATGACCAGGCAATTATTTGAAGAAACAGGTGGCTTTGATACAGCTATGCTGATCATGGAGGATTATGATATGGTTCATAGGGCAAAAGCAAGGGCCAGGTACAGTATCCTCAGAAAAAGCGCCCTCGTGTCTGCCCGTAAATACGATACCAATTCCTGGTGGCAGGTACTGAAAGCAAACTATACCATCATACAACTCTTCAAAAAGGGCGCTTCGCAGCAGCATATGGTTGACAGCTATAAAAGAATGCTTACGTATAGGTAA
- a CDS encoding 1-acyl-sn-glycerol-3-phosphate acyltransferase yields MIYSLVRIFIRAGVRIFCRNITYNHRHPLQYKGPLLLACNHPNSFLDAVILGSRFQQPVHFLARGDAFRKPFARKLLTALQLIPIYRLSEGREYLALNEATFERCHQVLSQNGIVLIFSEGLCVNNWHLRPFKKGTARIALKAWEDPLIRDRFCVLPVSLNYNSFHYLGKRLVIHFHTEITKDAISAISTEAERTNHFNTLLVAGLEEGMIQSRGDHATVQLLISNHRYFKNTLGYPVKALREKQAFAEKIFPIHAARPPYLLARGPVNCGLHGIIVTLLFIPAMAAYILHIPLYLPLSSFIRHKTKDTVFYDSVLFVALLLLYPVYWLLMCLFGFLLTDQVIVRIVFILLPFWAYLYMVCKDSWERSRNYLLLTAAQQQQLRYLFP; encoded by the coding sequence TTGATCTACAGCCTTGTCAGGATATTCATACGTGCAGGTGTACGGATCTTTTGCAGGAACATCACTTATAATCACAGGCATCCGCTGCAATATAAGGGTCCATTGTTATTAGCATGCAATCATCCCAATTCCTTTTTAGATGCAGTGATACTGGGAAGCCGGTTTCAACAGCCTGTTCATTTCCTCGCCAGGGGAGACGCATTCAGGAAACCATTTGCCCGGAAACTATTAACTGCCCTGCAACTCATCCCCATCTACCGGCTGAGTGAAGGCAGGGAATACCTGGCATTAAATGAAGCTACTTTTGAGCGTTGTCACCAGGTATTATCGCAAAATGGGATTGTGTTGATCTTTTCAGAAGGATTATGTGTTAACAACTGGCATCTCAGACCATTTAAAAAGGGTACTGCAAGAATTGCCCTTAAAGCGTGGGAAGATCCTCTCATTCGTGATCGTTTCTGTGTGCTGCCCGTTAGTCTCAATTATAACTCATTTCATTATTTGGGTAAAAGACTGGTCATTCACTTCCATACGGAAATTACAAAGGATGCAATATCCGCCATATCAACTGAAGCTGAAAGGACCAATCATTTTAATACACTACTTGTTGCAGGGCTGGAAGAGGGTATGATACAATCCCGGGGCGACCATGCAACGGTGCAGTTGCTGATCAGCAACCATCGTTACTTTAAAAATACGCTGGGTTATCCTGTTAAAGCATTACGGGAAAAACAGGCTTTTGCTGAAAAAATCTTCCCAATTCATGCTGCCCGGCCGCCATATCTTCTGGCGCGGGGGCCTGTTAACTGCGGCCTGCATGGCATCATTGTCACCCTGCTCTTTATTCCCGCAATGGCTGCTTATATCCTGCACATACCCTTGTATTTGCCACTCAGTTCATTCATCAGGCATAAAACAAAGGACACGGTTTTCTATGATAGTGTACTATTCGTTGCCCTGTTACTGCTTTATCCGGTGTATTGGTTGTTAATGTGCCTGTTTGGTTTCCTGCTCACAGACCAGGTAATCGTACGGATCGTTTTTATACTGCTGCCTTTTTGGGCATACCTGTATATGGTTTGTAAAGATAGTTGGGAGAGGAGCAGGAATTACCTGTTATTAACGGCAGCACAGCAACAGCAATTAAGGTATCTGTTCCCTTAA
- a CDS encoding arsenosugar biosynthesis-associated peroxidase-like protein: MTNHYYDAADLGKFGSIGEYQKDLADKFFAWYGAAFADSALSAKEKSLIALAVAHAVQCPYCIDAYSSDAYEKGWNEAQMMEAVHIAAAIKGGAALVHGVQMMNKVKEIAM; this comes from the coding sequence ATGACAAATCATTATTACGATGCGGCAGACCTGGGGAAATTTGGTTCGATAGGCGAATACCAGAAAGACCTGGCGGATAAATTCTTTGCCTGGTATGGCGCCGCTTTTGCAGATAGTGCGCTGAGCGCCAAAGAAAAATCATTGATAGCATTAGCAGTGGCGCATGCGGTACAATGTCCTTATTGCATTGATGCCTACAGCAGCGATGCGTATGAAAAAGGATGGAATGAAGCACAGATGATGGAAGCCGTGCATATTGCAGCTGCCATCAAAGGCGGGGCTGCCCTTGTACATGGCGTACAGATGATGAATAAGGTGAAGGAAATTGCAATGTAA
- a CDS encoding adenylate/guanylate cyclase domain-containing response regulator produces MTKILVADDEADLETLIRQKFRQKIREQHYEFVFAVNGNDALEKIQQHPDVSVVLSDINMPEMDGLTLLGKLTESAPLTKAVMVSAYGDMDNIRTAMNRGAFDFITKPVNFEDLEITMEKTIRHVNQVKETLQAIKENNILKMYVDENVLNFMGSREYEHSLMENETIEASVAFIDICGFTAISETEAPDTVVKLLNKYFDMMVKEIIAQNGLIDKFIGDCVMAVFKGKYHLDRAIDACLSIRNKLSALTDNNDFSPRVSIGINSGEMISGNIGSATLRRLDFTVIGDTVNTAQRLQAAAGRGQIVINEACYEKVQQSFNCRKIGPASLKNKTAEVMIYEVLD; encoded by the coding sequence ATGACAAAAATCCTGGTAGCTGATGACGAAGCGGACCTCGAAACGCTTATTCGCCAAAAGTTCAGGCAAAAAATCAGGGAGCAGCACTATGAATTCGTGTTCGCTGTTAATGGCAATGATGCCCTGGAAAAAATACAACAGCATCCCGATGTGTCGGTAGTATTGAGCGATATCAATATGCCGGAAATGGATGGATTGACCCTGCTCGGTAAATTGACTGAGTCGGCCCCGCTTACCAAAGCCGTAATGGTATCTGCTTATGGCGATATGGACAACATACGTACTGCCATGAATCGCGGGGCATTCGATTTTATTACAAAGCCGGTGAATTTTGAAGACCTCGAGATCACCATGGAAAAGACCATCCGTCATGTGAACCAGGTAAAGGAAACCTTGCAGGCCATCAAAGAAAATAATATTCTCAAAATGTATGTAGATGAAAATGTGCTGAATTTCATGGGGAGCAGAGAATATGAGCATTCACTGATGGAAAATGAGACCATCGAAGCCTCTGTGGCATTCATTGACATTTGCGGTTTCACTGCCATCAGCGAAACCGAGGCGCCGGATACCGTAGTGAAGTTGCTCAACAAATATTTCGACATGATGGTGAAGGAGATCATCGCGCAAAACGGTCTGATCGATAAATTCATTGGCGACTGTGTGATGGCGGTGTTCAAAGGAAAGTATCATTTAGACCGGGCCATCGATGCCTGTCTTTCCATCCGCAATAAGCTATCTGCTTTGACCGACAATAACGACTTCTCTCCCCGGGTTTCTATAGGTATCAACAGTGGGGAGATGATTTCCGGAAACATTGGATCCGCAACGCTTCGCCGGCTCGATTTTACCGTAATCGGAGATACCGTGAATACGGCCCAGCGTTTGCAGGCAGCGGCAGGTCGTGGACAGATTGTGATTAATGAGGCCTGTTATGAAAAAGTACAACAATCCTTCAATTGCCGGAAGATTGGCCCGGCCAGTTTGAAAAATAAAACCGCCGAAGTAATGATTTACGAAGTGCTGGACTGA
- the arsS gene encoding arsenosugar biosynthesis radical SAM (seleno)protein ArsS (Some members of this family are selenoproteins.), which translates to MKSLKAQGNILADAHEQLDILEHGVNHDDAFRLVPFQQKLEAIGLFPLKPVAIDVFQVNIGKMCNQVCRHCHVDAGPDRKEIMTRKTMYQCLEVLQKDVSFKTVDLTGGAPEMNPDFRWFVEEIRKLGKHIIVRCNLTIILANKKYHDLPLFFKQHAIEVVSSLPYFTRNRTDRQRGDGVFEDSIKALQMLNEVGYGKENSGLLLNLVYNPAGAFLPPSQANLEKEYKEALMKEYGISFNNLFAITNLPISRYLDYLLQSGNYEKYMEKLITAFNPSAAANVMCRNTLSVGWDGFMYDCDFNQMLDLKIDAPGKHIAAYQAADIKNRSIVLNQHCYGCTAGAGSSCGGAVTT; encoded by the coding sequence ATGAAATCATTGAAAGCACAGGGGAATATTCTGGCAGATGCACATGAACAACTCGACATACTGGAGCATGGCGTCAACCACGATGATGCCTTCAGACTCGTTCCTTTCCAGCAAAAACTGGAAGCCATTGGTCTTTTTCCACTGAAGCCGGTTGCGATTGATGTATTCCAGGTGAATATTGGGAAAATGTGTAACCAGGTCTGCAGGCATTGTCACGTTGATGCTGGTCCCGACCGCAAAGAGATCATGACCCGTAAAACCATGTACCAATGCCTGGAGGTACTGCAAAAGGACGTTTCTTTCAAAACGGTAGATCTGACAGGCGGCGCCCCCGAAATGAATCCGGATTTCCGCTGGTTTGTGGAAGAGATCAGGAAGCTGGGCAAGCACATCATCGTGCGCTGTAACCTTACCATCATCCTTGCCAATAAAAAATACCACGACCTGCCCCTGTTCTTTAAGCAACACGCCATCGAAGTGGTTTCATCGTTACCTTATTTTACGCGCAACAGAACCGACCGGCAAAGAGGAGATGGGGTTTTCGAAGATTCCATTAAGGCATTACAGATGCTTAATGAAGTTGGATATGGCAAAGAAAATTCGGGTCTTTTGTTAAACCTTGTGTATAATCCTGCGGGCGCATTTTTACCACCTTCACAGGCTAACTTGGAAAAGGAATACAAAGAGGCATTGATGAAGGAGTATGGGATCTCGTTCAATAACCTGTTTGCTATTACCAACCTACCCATCAGTCGTTACCTTGATTATTTGCTGCAATCCGGTAATTATGAAAAGTACATGGAGAAACTGATAACGGCATTCAATCCTTCAGCAGCGGCCAATGTCATGTGCCGCAATACCCTTTCTGTTGGGTGGGATGGTTTTATGTACGATTGCGATTTCAATCAGATGCTCGACCTGAAAATAGACGCTCCCGGCAAGCACATTGCTGCATACCAGGCAGCCGATATAAAAAACCGCTCTATTGTATTAAACCAGCATTGCTATGGCTGTACTGCCGGTGCAGGCAGCAGTTGCGGGGGAGCCGTTACTACCTGA
- a CDS encoding response regulator has translation MKILVVDDEKDVQILFEQRFRKEIRSGEMEFAFAYSGEEALEFMSVHYHEAVLILSDINMPGISGLQLLQQIKEKYEAPPPAVMMITAYGDSENYNQAMKLGADDFLTKPVDFTVLKEKLKSLAA, from the coding sequence ATGAAAATCTTAGTTGTAGACGACGAAAAAGATGTACAGATATTATTTGAGCAGCGTTTTCGAAAGGAAATCAGGAGCGGTGAAATGGAATTTGCCTTTGCTTATTCAGGGGAAGAGGCGCTGGAGTTTATGAGCGTACACTACCACGAAGCGGTGCTGATCCTCTCCGACATCAATATGCCGGGGATCAGCGGCCTGCAATTATTGCAACAGATCAAGGAAAAATACGAAGCGCCGCCACCGGCTGTGATGATGATTACGGCTTATGGCGACAGTGAAAATTATAACCAGGCCATGAAACTGGGGGCTGATGATTTTTTGACCAAGCCTGTTGACTTCACTGTCCTGAAAGAAAAACTTAAAAGCCTAGCCGCATGA
- a CDS encoding ATP-binding protein, with protein MSLLLAAGNLFGQSRVADSLARILATHQREDTDKVNLMNQLAVELRRTKPQKVDSLINLALILSDKLDYKKGKGNALTVKAVRYYDVSNFSSATKTFTEAEPLLVFAHDTNGQFYLLTMRGNLLMDEGNYAPALDHFLRALKMAEQSGDVKLIADINRLLGYFYNIIGEYEKAIPYQTASLRQAESIGDKLAIGRAYNAIGKTYKTQGNYPAAMDAYTKGLRLDEARKDSAAIYVDYSNIADVYERMGKYEEVFSYVRPSLNYYLYKGVRNTMVPWNEWVIGRAFTHSGRPDSGLYYAKHALLLSKQTGLRLVLQEINLLIAESAAKLHQWDTAYKYQVISSNLKDTLRGKEIAGRTAVLQASFDLDKKQAEIDLQKAENKRERAVILMVLGGLLTLVVLAVILFRSNRQKQKANILLHKQKQEIDAKARELAIQKENLEQSYSNVELLGEIGRKITSSLSVATIIGTVYDNANTLMDATVFGIGIFNNETKQIDFPATYENGVALPFYSNSLYDQNKFAVLCYTGGKEIVMSDLEKEYQQYLQDMPKPMHGAQPLSLLYLPLKVKDKILGVITVQSFLKHAYTDYHLYMLRNISIYTAIALENAESFKKLNQTIDSLKNTQKQLIQSEKMASLGELTAGIAHEIQNPLNFVNNFSEVNMELLEEMKETIRSGNMNEALQLAEDLKQNSEKITYHGKRADSIVKGMLQHSRSSGGQKQPTDINLLTDECLRLSYHGLRAKDKSFNIKMENHFDKDLPLVSVATQDIGRVLLNLFTNAFYSVMQKQKQSNGSYEPVVAVTTKNDPGGVTITIRDNGLGIPQKVMDKIFQPFFTTKPAGEGTGLGLSLSYEIITKGHNGELKVETKEGEYAQFIIHLPNKA; from the coding sequence TTGTCACTGTTGCTTGCAGCGGGTAATCTCTTTGGGCAATCGCGTGTCGCCGACAGCCTTGCCAGGATATTGGCAACACATCAACGAGAGGATACGGATAAAGTAAACCTCATGAACCAACTCGCGGTTGAACTGCGCCGTACCAAACCCCAAAAGGTAGATTCTCTGATCAATCTGGCCCTTATCCTCTCCGACAAACTGGATTATAAAAAAGGAAAAGGGAATGCCCTTACAGTCAAAGCCGTCCGGTACTATGATGTTTCCAATTTTTCTTCAGCCACTAAAACATTCACAGAAGCGGAACCACTTTTAGTATTCGCCCATGATACCAATGGTCAGTTTTACCTGTTAACCATGCGTGGCAACCTGCTGATGGATGAAGGCAATTATGCACCGGCACTCGATCATTTTTTACGCGCTTTGAAAATGGCCGAACAGTCCGGAGATGTTAAACTAATTGCGGATATCAATAGATTATTGGGATATTTCTACAACATTATAGGCGAGTATGAAAAAGCGATCCCTTACCAAACGGCGTCGCTCAGGCAGGCGGAGAGTATTGGGGATAAGCTTGCTATAGGCCGGGCTTACAATGCCATAGGCAAAACTTACAAGACCCAGGGTAATTACCCCGCTGCGATGGATGCATATACCAAAGGCCTCCGTCTTGACGAAGCACGGAAAGATTCCGCTGCTATCTATGTCGACTATTCCAACATCGCGGACGTGTATGAACGCATGGGAAAATACGAGGAAGTATTCTCTTATGTCAGGCCCTCGCTGAACTATTATTTATATAAAGGCGTCAGAAATACAATGGTCCCCTGGAACGAGTGGGTGATTGGCAGGGCATTTACCCATTCAGGAAGACCAGACAGTGGCCTGTATTATGCAAAACATGCCCTGCTGTTGTCCAAACAAACAGGCTTGCGGCTGGTTCTGCAGGAGATCAATCTCCTGATCGCTGAATCGGCTGCGAAACTGCATCAGTGGGATACAGCTTATAAATACCAGGTGATCTCTTCCAACCTGAAAGACACGTTGAGGGGCAAGGAAATAGCAGGAAGAACAGCCGTACTCCAGGCGAGTTTTGACCTCGATAAAAAACAAGCTGAGATTGACCTGCAGAAGGCAGAGAATAAAAGGGAGCGTGCCGTTATACTCATGGTGCTGGGTGGATTGCTTACCCTGGTTGTACTGGCAGTGATCTTGTTCCGCAGCAACCGGCAAAAGCAGAAGGCCAATATCCTGCTTCATAAACAGAAACAGGAAATTGATGCGAAAGCACGGGAACTGGCCATACAAAAAGAGAACCTGGAACAATCGTACAGCAATGTAGAATTGCTGGGAGAGATCGGCCGCAAGATCACTTCTTCGCTTTCAGTAGCAACCATTATTGGTACTGTATATGATAATGCCAACACACTCATGGATGCGACTGTATTCGGTATAGGCATCTTCAATAACGAAACGAAGCAGATCGACTTTCCTGCTACGTATGAGAACGGGGTGGCACTTCCTTTCTATTCCAATTCACTCTATGACCAGAACAAGTTTGCAGTCTTGTGTTATACAGGCGGGAAAGAGATTGTGATGAGTGACCTGGAGAAAGAATACCAGCAGTATTTACAGGATATGCCAAAGCCAATGCATGGCGCGCAACCGCTCTCGCTCCTTTATCTTCCTTTGAAAGTAAAGGATAAAATACTCGGTGTGATTACCGTGCAGAGTTTTCTGAAGCATGCATATACCGACTACCACCTATACATGCTGCGCAACATTTCGATCTATACGGCCATTGCCCTGGAGAATGCAGAATCATTTAAGAAATTGAATCAAACGATCGACAGCCTGAAGAATACGCAGAAACAATTGATCCAGTCCGAAAAAATGGCTTCGCTGGGTGAGCTTACAGCTGGTATTGCGCATGAAATTCAAAACCCGCTCAACTTCGTTAATAATTTTTCGGAAGTGAATATGGAACTGCTGGAAGAGATGAAAGAAACCATCAGGTCGGGGAATATGAATGAAGCCTTGCAACTGGCAGAAGACCTGAAGCAGAATAGCGAGAAGATCACTTATCATGGCAAACGCGCCGATTCTATTGTGAAGGGGATGCTGCAACACAGCCGTAGCAGTGGCGGACAGAAACAACCTACAGACATCAATCTGCTGACCGACGAATGCCTGCGGCTGAGTTATCATGGTTTAAGGGCAAAGGACAAATCCTTCAACATAAAAATGGAAAACCATTTCGATAAAGACCTGCCGCTTGTGAGTGTTGCTACGCAGGATATTGGCAGGGTATTGCTGAATCTCTTTACCAATGCATTCTATTCTGTAATGCAGAAACAAAAACAGTCCAACGGCAGCTATGAACCTGTAGTTGCTGTAACAACAAAGAATGACCCGGGAGGCGTTACGATAACGATCAGGGATAATGGGCTCGGTATTCCTCAAAAAGTGATGGACAAGATATTTCAGCCATTCTTTACCACCAAACCAGCCGGCGAAGGTACCGGGCTCGGGTTAAGCCTGAGCTATGAAATCATTACCAAAGGGCATAACGGAGAATTGAAGGTGGAAACAAAAGAGGGTGAATATGCTCAGTTTATTATTCATTTACCCAACAAAGCATAA
- the arsM gene encoding arsenosugar biosynthesis arsenite methyltransferase ArsM, whose amino-acid sequence MSYLETTRNVYKEAAENPQKGLCCTTTPVWQLPDLDIPPKMLEMNYGCGSTVHPRDLVRNPKILYVGVGGGMELLQFAYYSRQRSGVIGVDVVEEMITACKENFVTAEVLNPWFHSDFVELRKGDALHLPVEDNSIDVAAQNCLFNIFKQEELKQALKEMYRVLKPHGRLVMSDPTCEQEINDTLREDERLRALCLSGSLPLKDYIKMITDIGFGTVEIRARRPYRVLDPKRYATDELLYIESVEVCAIKDPMPADGPCVFTGKTAIYFGEEAFFDDHKGHILMPDQPLAVCDKTAGNLAALVGQDIFISPSTWFYDGGGCC is encoded by the coding sequence ATGAGTTATTTAGAAACTACCAGGAACGTATATAAGGAAGCAGCGGAGAATCCGCAAAAGGGGTTGTGTTGTACTACCACGCCCGTATGGCAGTTACCCGACCTGGATATTCCTCCAAAAATGCTGGAGATGAATTACGGCTGTGGCAGTACGGTTCATCCGCGAGACCTTGTTCGTAACCCGAAGATATTATACGTAGGGGTGGGAGGCGGTATGGAATTGTTACAGTTTGCTTATTACAGCAGGCAACGCTCTGGTGTAATAGGTGTTGATGTGGTGGAAGAAATGATCACGGCGTGTAAAGAGAATTTTGTAACAGCAGAGGTACTGAATCCATGGTTTCATAGCGATTTTGTGGAACTGAGAAAAGGAGACGCCCTGCATTTACCTGTTGAAGATAATAGTATTGACGTGGCGGCACAGAATTGTCTGTTCAATATATTTAAACAGGAAGAATTGAAGCAGGCTTTAAAAGAAATGTACCGGGTATTAAAACCCCATGGCCGGCTGGTGATGAGCGATCCAACCTGCGAACAGGAGATCAATGATACGCTGCGGGAAGATGAACGCCTGCGCGCTTTATGCCTGAGTGGTTCTTTGCCATTGAAAGATTACATCAAAATGATCACCGATATTGGTTTCGGAACAGTGGAGATCAGGGCCAGGAGACCATACAGGGTACTGGATCCCAAACGTTATGCAACGGATGAACTGCTTTACATAGAAAGCGTGGAAGTGTGCGCCATCAAAGACCCGATGCCTGCCGACGGCCCTTGTGTATTTACCGGAAAAACAGCCATTTATTTTGGAGAAGAAGCATTTTTCGATGATCATAAGGGACATATACTGATGCCCGATCAACCATTGGCGGTGTGCGATAAAACAGCGGGAAACCTGGCTGCTTTGGTGGGGCAGGATATTTTTATTTCACCTTCCACCTGGTTTTATGATGGTGGCGGTTGTTGCTGA